The DNA segment TGGCGCAGGCGGGGCGTCCTGGACCGCATCCGGATCGTCCTGGTGATCCCCGACGCCACCCTGTTCAAGGTGCCCGAGTGGGGCCGCGTCCTGGAGCGGGTGGCCGACCGGTACGGCATCGAGGTGCGGCTGCGCTCGGAGATGACCGCCGTGGACGGCGACCGCCGCGAGATCACCGTCACCGACCACGCGAGCGGCCGCGCGGAGACCATCGGATACGACCTTCTGCACGCCGTGCCCCCGCAGAGCGCGCCCGACTGGGTCAAGCGGAGCCCGCTCGCCGATCCCGCCGCCCCGCTGGGCTTCGTCGCCGCCGACCAGTACACCCTGCGACACCCGCGGTATCCGGAGGTGTTCGCGCTCGGCGACGTGGCGAATCTGCCGACGTCCAAGACCGGCGCCGCGGTGCGCAAGCAGGCCCCGGTGGTCGCCGCCAACCTGCTGGACGTGATGAACGGCCGGACACCGGCGCACCGGTACGACGGCTACACCTCCTGCCCCCTGGTGACCGCCCGCGACCGGATGCTGCTGGCCGAGTTCGACTACGACCTGACGCCCCGGCCCTCCTTCCCGCTGATCGACACCTTCAAGGAACGGCGCGACATGTGGGTCTTCAAGCGCTACCTGCTGCCGCAGATCTACTGGCGCGGCATGCTCACCGGCCGCCTCTGAATCCCGGCACGCGTACGGAATACCCCCCGGGGTACTCGTGCTAGGGTCCACATATACCCCGGGGGGTAATCAGCGAAGGGAACGTCCCCGTGTTCTTCATCGACACCATCGAGCTTCAGGGCCTCGGAAACCGCAGCTACCTGGCCGGTGGCCGGCGGACCGCCGTGGCGGTGGACCCGCCGCGCGACGTCGACCAGGTGCTGGCGGCTGCGGGGCGACGGGGCGTACGGATCACGCACGTGGTGGAGACCCACATCCACAACGACTACGTCACCGGCGGCCTGGAGCTGGCCCGGGTGACGGGCGCCGCCTACCTGGTGCCGGCCGGCGCGCGGGTGTCGTTCGCGCGGGTGCCGGTGGCCGACGGCGACACCGTCCCCGTGGACGACACGCTCGAACTGCGGGCGGTCGCCACCCCCGGGCACACCCCGCACCACACCTCCTACGTCCTCGTGGAACAGGGGCGCCCGGTCGCCGCGTTCACCGGCGGTTCGCTGCTGATCGGCACGGTGGGCCGCCCCGATCTGGTCGAGCCCCGCCTGACCGAGCGCCTCGCCCGTGCCCAGCACGCCTCCGCCCACCGGCTGGCCGCCGAACTGCCGGACGAGACCTCCGTGCTGCCCACGCACGGCTTCGGCAGCTTCTGCTCCTCCGCGCAGGCCGAGGGCGACACCACCACCATCGGCAAGGAGAAGTCGGCCAATGCCGCGCTGACCACGGACGTCGACTCCTTCGTCGCCCGGCTGCTCGCCGGCCTCGACGACATCCCCGCCTACTACACCCACATGGGACCGGCCAACGCGGCGGGCCCGGCGCCGGTGGACCTCACCGCGCCGGCCGTCGCCGACGCCCGTCAGATCGCGGCCCGCCTCGCGGCCGGGGAGTGGGTCGTGGACCTGCGCAACCGGGTCGCGTTCGCCGAGGGCCATGTCGCCGGGTCCTTCAACTTCGAGGCCGAGGGCAAGATCGCCACCTATCTGGCGTGGCTGATCCCGTGGGGCAAGCCGGTCACGCTGCTCGCCGAGTCCCCCGAGCAACTGGCTTCGGCTCAGCGTGAGTTGGTCCGGGTCGGCATCGAAAGGCCCGCCGCCGCGGCCACCGGCGCGCCCCAGGAGTGGGTGCCCGAGGGCGAGGACCTCGTCTCCTTCCCCCGCGCCACGTTCGCCGGGCTGGCCGAGCGCGGCACGGACGGCGTCGTCGTCCTGGACGTGCGCCGCGACTCCGAGCGCGCCGCCGGGCACATCGAGGACTCCGTCCACATCCCGGTCCACCAGCTGCACCAGCGGCTCGGCGAGGTACCGGCGGGCACCGTCTGGGTGCACTGCGCCGGCGGCATGCGGGCCGGCATCGCCGCCTCCCTGCTGCACGCGTCCGGCCGGGACGTGGTGGCGGTGGACGACGGCTTCGACTCCGCGACCGCGGCCGGGCTGACCGTCGTCACCGGGTGACGCACTCCCCCGCCAGTCCCGATCCAGTCGTACCCGCCCCGATCCAGCCGTTTTCCCGAGAGGTCGAGTGATGTCCCTCCTCCCCCGCGACGAGGCCCGCGCCAGCGTCGCCGAGGCCGTCCTGCTCCCCGTCGTCGACGCGCACGGCCACAGCGGTTCCATAGCATGACCGCCCTGCTCCTCGCGCTCGTCGCCGGCGCCGTCATCGGCCTGGCCCTGGGCGGTCTCGGCGGGGGCGGCAGCGTCCTCGCCGTACCCGCCCTCATCTACCTCCTCGGATTCACCACGGCCGAGGCGACGACGGCCAGCCTGGTCATCGTCACCCTCACCTCGGTCACCGCGCTCACCGGGCACGCCCGGGACGGCAATGTGGCCTGGCGCACCGGGCTGCTGTTCGCCGCGGCGGGCATCGTGCCCGCGATGGCCGCCGGCGCCGCCGCCGGGCATCTGCCGCAGTCCCTGCTGACCGTCGCGTTCTCGGGCATCGCGGCACTCGCCGCGCTGCGCATGCTGCGGCCCGCCCGCACCGCCCCCGACTCCGGCGCCCGGATCCATCCGGGCAAGGCCGGCGCGGTGGGGGCGGGTCTGGGCGCGGTCACCGGGTTCCTGGGCGTGGGCGGCGGCTTCCTCGCCGTACCGGCGCTGGTGGGTGTGCTCCGGCTGCCCATGCGCCGGGCGGTCGGCACCAGCCTGCTGGTCATCACGATCAACTCACTGGCCGCGCTCGGCGCCCGCGCCGGCACCGGGACGCACCTGGACTGGGCGGTCGTCGCGCCGTTCACCGCGGCCGCCATGCTCGGCGCCTGGGACGGAAAGCGCCTGGCCAGGAAGGTCCGGGGCGGGACGCTGCAACGCGTCTTCGCCTGGGTGCTGCTCGCCGTCGCCGTCTTCATGTTCGCCGACGTACTCGTGTGACACCCCCGTCACAGAGCCCTGGCACAGTGGGGAGCGCCGGGCGTCCCCGCACCCTCCCCCACCTCCCCACGGGTCGCTCCCCGCTCCGGGGCGCCCTCGACAACGCAAGGACGACACCTGCCATGACGACCCTCACCACCCTCACTCCCGATCAGGCCGAGGAGCGTCTGCACGAGCTCACCGTGATCGACGTCCGCACCCCGGGCGAGTACGCCGGCGGTCACATACCCGGCGCCCTGAACATCCCGCTGGACCAGCTCGACCGCGCGCTGCCCGAGATCCGCGGCGCCGCCGGCCGCGGCGAGGTCCTCGTGGTGTGCGCCTCCGGTGCCCGTTCCGAGAACGCCTGCCGCAAGCTCGCCGAGCAGGGCGTGCACGCGGCGACCCTCGAAGGCGGCACCGGCGCCTGGGCGGCCCGGGGGCGGGATCTGGAGCGCCCGGCGGCCTGCGACGTCAGGGCGGTGTGGAGCATGGACCGCCAGGTCCGGCTCACCGCCGGTTCCCTGGTCCTGCTCGGCCTGGCCCTGGGCGAGTTCGTCCACCCGGCCTTCCGGCTGCTGTCCGCCGGTGTGGCGGGCGGTCTGGTCTTCTCCG comes from the Streptomyces sp. SUK 48 genome and includes:
- a CDS encoding FAD/NAD(P)-binding oxidoreductase is translated as MVASPIPDTETITGRHRVAIVGGGSAGISVAARLCRAGVTDITLVEPSDSHWYQPLWTLVGGGQAALRSTRRPEASVIPDGVRWIRRHALAVDPDARTIALSGGAELSYEHLVMTPGLQLDWDAVPGLAEAVGHDRVASNYAPEYAPRTWELIRNMRSGTAVFTHPATPLKCGGAPQKIAYLAADHWRRRGVLDRIRIVLVIPDATLFKVPEWGRVLERVADRYGIEVRLRSEMTAVDGDRREITVTDHASGRAETIGYDLLHAVPPQSAPDWVKRSPLADPAAPLGFVAADQYTLRHPRYPEVFALGDVANLPTSKTGAAVRKQAPVVAANLLDVMNGRTPAHRYDGYTSCPLVTARDRMLLAEFDYDLTPRPSFPLIDTFKERRDMWVFKRYLLPQIYWRGMLTGRL
- a CDS encoding MBL fold metallo-hydrolase, whose translation is MFFIDTIELQGLGNRSYLAGGRRTAVAVDPPRDVDQVLAAAGRRGVRITHVVETHIHNDYVTGGLELARVTGAAYLVPAGARVSFARVPVADGDTVPVDDTLELRAVATPGHTPHHTSYVLVEQGRPVAAFTGGSLLIGTVGRPDLVEPRLTERLARAQHASAHRLAAELPDETSVLPTHGFGSFCSSAQAEGDTTTIGKEKSANAALTTDVDSFVARLLAGLDDIPAYYTHMGPANAAGPAPVDLTAPAVADARQIAARLAAGEWVVDLRNRVAFAEGHVAGSFNFEAEGKIATYLAWLIPWGKPVTLLAESPEQLASAQRELVRVGIERPAAAATGAPQEWVPEGEDLVSFPRATFAGLAERGTDGVVVLDVRRDSERAAGHIEDSVHIPVHQLHQRLGEVPAGTVWVHCAGGMRAGIAASLLHASGRDVVAVDDGFDSATAAGLTVVTG
- a CDS encoding sulfite exporter TauE/SafE family protein → MTALLLALVAGAVIGLALGGLGGGGSVLAVPALIYLLGFTTAEATTASLVIVTLTSVTALTGHARDGNVAWRTGLLFAAAGIVPAMAAGAAAGHLPQSLLTVAFSGIAALAALRMLRPARTAPDSGARIHPGKAGAVGAGLGAVTGFLGVGGGFLAVPALVGVLRLPMRRAVGTSLLVITINSLAALGARAGTGTHLDWAVVAPFTAAAMLGAWDGKRLARKVRGGTLQRVFAWVLLAVAVFMFADVLV
- a CDS encoding rhodanese-like domain-containing protein; translated protein: MTTLTTLTPDQAEERLHELTVIDVRTPGEYAGGHIPGALNIPLDQLDRALPEIRGAAGRGEVLVVCASGARSENACRKLAEQGVHAATLEGGTGAWAARGRDLERPAACDVRAVWSMDRQVRLTAGSLVLLGLALGEFVHPAFRLLSAGVAGGLVFSAVSNTCGMAAVLAKLPHNRPAGADLDATLARLRGL